CCTCGAAGCCGACCTCCTCGCCCGTGACGGTCTTGATGACGTCGGGGCCGGTGACGAACATGTGGCTGGTCTTGTCGACCATGATCACGAAGTCGGTGAGCGCGGGGGAGTACACGGCGCCGCCGGCAGCCGGGCCCATGATGAGCGAGATCTGCGGGATGACGCCCGACGCGCGCGTGTTGAGGCGGAAGATCTCGCCGTACTTGCCGAGCGCGACCACGCCCTCCTGGATCCGGGCGCCGCCCGAGTCGAGGATGCCGATGATGGGCACGCCCGTCTTGATGGCGAGCTCCATGACCTTGATGATCTTCTCGCCGGCGACCTCGCCGAGCGAGCCGCCGAAGATCGTGAAGTCCTGCGAGTACACCGCCACCTGGCGGCCGTTGACGGTGCCCGTGCCGGTGACGACGGAGTCGCCGTAGGGCCGCTTCGCGTCCATGCCGAACGCGTGCGTGCGGTGGCGGACGAACTCGTCGAGCTCCACGAAGGACCCGTGGTCGAGCAGCTGGTCGATGCGCTCGCGGGCGGTCATCTTGCCGCGCGCGTGCTGCTTCTCGATGGCGGCCTCGCCGCTCGCGGTGACGGCCTCGTGGTACCGCTTCTTCAGGTCGGCGAGCTTGCCGGCGGTCGTGTACATGTCCGGGGCCCCGGCGTCCTCGTCTGGCTCGTGTGCAGTCACCCGCCTCACTGTACCGGCGGGCATGGGCGCCGCCGTTGTGGACCGCCCACAGAAGGCGGCACCTCCGGGGTGCGATGACCTCCTGCTCGGGCCGGTACGGTCTCCGCATGGACCTCCCCCTCAGTCGCCTGGCCGCCCCGCGCCTGGTCGCCCTCGACACGGCCGGCTCGACCAACGACGAGCTGGCGCGGCGGGCGTCCGCGGATCCCGCCGCCTGGCCGGACGGCTCCGTCCTCCTGACGCTCGACCAGACCGCGGGCCGCGGACGCCGGGGCCGCGTCTGGGTCGCGCCGCCCGGGCGGACCCTCGCGGTGAGCGTGCTGTGCGCGCCCGGCCGCACCGACCTCGACCCCGGGTGGCTGCCGCTCATCGCGGGGCTCGCGCTCGTCGGGACGCTGCGCGACGTCGTGCCCGCGCCCGCGGAGGTCACGCTCAAGTGGCCGAACGACGTGCACGTCGACGGGCGGAAGGTCTCGGGGATCCTCGGCGAGCTCGTCGCGCCCGGCCGCCTCCTCGTCGGCACGGGCCTCAACCTGACGCTGGCGGAGGAGGAGCTGCCGACG
This is a stretch of genomic DNA from Clavibacter zhangzhiyongii. It encodes these proteins:
- a CDS encoding biotin--[acetyl-CoA-carboxylase] ligase; this translates as MDLPLSRLAAPRLVALDTAGSTNDELARRASADPAAWPDGSVLLTLDQTAGRGRRGRVWVAPPGRTLAVSVLCAPGRTDLDPGWLPLIAGLALVGTLRDVVPAPAEVTLKWPNDVHVDGRKVSGILGELVAPGRLLVGTGLNLTLAEEELPTATSTSLRLAGVHDPDVDAILAAYLVAFRTRYRAWVDAAGDARAAGLADEIARTCATVGRDVRVELPGGGELRGRATAVDDDGRLTVESGADRAVTSVAAGDVTHLRYQ